A DNA window from Chitinibacter fontanus contains the following coding sequences:
- a CDS encoding FMN-binding negative transcriptional regulator, producing MYTPKHFQSVDRQSELQLIADFPLGAITHIGAAGLEANLIPLYWHDDGSELGVLRGHVARANPLWQQAGAEVLVLFQSPSQYISPGFYPSKARDPRVVPTWNYSAVQIHGQLKLFESGEALLQLLTEVTALHEQQQTMPWQVSDAPAPYLEKMLAAIVGIEIQILQQSGKFKQSQNQSAENQAGVRAALTASV from the coding sequence ATGTATACCCCAAAACATTTTCAGTCAGTTGATCGCCAGAGCGAGTTGCAACTGATTGCTGACTTCCCGTTGGGCGCTATTACACATATTGGTGCTGCGGGGCTAGAGGCAAATTTGATCCCATTGTATTGGCATGACGATGGTAGTGAGTTAGGTGTATTGCGTGGTCATGTAGCGCGTGCCAATCCGCTGTGGCAACAGGCGGGCGCTGAGGTGCTGGTGCTGTTTCAATCGCCTAGTCAGTATATTTCACCCGGTTTTTACCCTAGTAAGGCGCGTGATCCGCGAGTTGTTCCGACCTGGAATTATTCGGCGGTGCAAATTCACGGCCAGTTAAAGCTGTTCGAATCGGGCGAGGCGCTGTTGCAACTATTGACTGAGGTTACGGCGCTGCATGAGCAGCAGCAAACAATGCCTTGGCAGGTCAGCGATGCGCCTGCGCCTTATCTGGAAAAAATGCTGGCGGCAATTGTCGGGATCGAAATTCAGATCCTGCAGCAATCCGGTAAATTTAAACAAAGCCAAAATCAAAGTGCTGAAAATCAGGCTGGCGTGCGTGCTGCTTTGACTGCCAGCGTTTGA
- a CDS encoding rhodanese-like domain-containing protein — protein sequence MSAVLSSGLATPQAAEAFFTEQLKYRTDPADLAADLVAGASGIVVLDTRSVAHYQAAHIPGAISFPHRTINEESTRELDRSKVYICYCDGIGCNGSTWGAYKMAKLGFQVKELIGGIHWWQQDGLAVATGEQPGVLTEISIQCAC from the coding sequence ATGAGCGCAGTTTTATCATCCGGTTTGGCTACACCGCAGGCGGCGGAGGCTTTCTTTACTGAGCAATTAAAATATCGTACTGATCCCGCTGATTTGGCTGCTGATTTGGTCGCAGGCGCGTCAGGGATTGTGGTGCTTGATACACGCTCGGTTGCGCACTATCAGGCCGCGCATATTCCGGGGGCGATTTCGTTCCCACATCGCACCATTAATGAAGAAAGCACCCGTGAGCTCGATCGCAGCAAAGTATATATATGCTATTGCGATGGCATTGGTTGCAACGGCTCTACGTGGGGCGCGTATAAAATGGCCAAGCTGGGTTTTCAGGTGAAAGAGCTAATCGGTGGTATTCATTGGTGGCAGCAGGATGGCTTGGCAGTGGCTACAGGGGAGCAACCTGGGGTATTGACTGAAATATCAATCCAGTGCGCGTGTTGA